The following are encoded together in the Pseudomonas maumuensis genome:
- a CDS encoding GspE/PulE family protein: MLPYRLARQSGVAMAPAENGWQLWLRGDADSDQLQELLRVHGQPVGVEQLDSASFDERLGQLYQAGEAANQALIEGIGEQVDLDSLMSEMPRIEDLLESDDEAPVIRLINGLFGQALRLRASDIHIETFEQSLVVRLRIDGHLREVLRPPRALSAMLVSRIKVMARLDIAEKRQPQDGRITLRAAGREVDVRVSTLPGIHGERVVMRVLDKQASLLALDNLGMPAAVLRGLRGCLARPNGIVLSTGPTGSGKTTTLYASLNSLNDGSRNILTVEDPVEYAIAGIGQTAINPRAGLTFASGLRAILRQDPDVIMLGEIRDQETAQIAVQASLTGHLVLSTLHTNSAVGAVTRLRDMGIEPFLIASCLRGVLAQRLVRRLCACAVAQPLQSAERELWPELGGLRESYHPVGCEHCQGSGYVGRLGLYEFIELDAGLVALLYDGESELAMQAYLDGRRQSLVAEARACLARGETSLAEVLRVVQG, encoded by the coding sequence ATGCTGCCCTATCGCCTGGCACGGCAGAGCGGGGTGGCCATGGCACCGGCTGAGAACGGCTGGCAGCTGTGGCTGCGCGGCGACGCCGACAGTGACCAGTTGCAGGAACTGCTGCGCGTGCATGGCCAGCCGGTGGGCGTCGAGCAGCTCGACAGTGCGAGCTTCGACGAGCGCCTCGGCCAGCTTTACCAGGCCGGCGAGGCGGCGAACCAGGCCTTGATCGAAGGCATCGGCGAGCAGGTCGACCTGGACAGCCTGATGAGCGAGATGCCGCGCATCGAGGACCTGCTGGAGAGCGATGACGAAGCGCCGGTGATCCGCCTGATCAACGGCTTGTTCGGCCAGGCGCTGCGTCTGCGCGCCTCTGACATCCATATCGAGACCTTCGAGCAGAGCCTGGTGGTGCGCCTGCGCATCGACGGCCACCTGCGCGAGGTGCTGCGCCCGCCACGGGCGTTGTCGGCGATGCTGGTGTCACGGATCAAGGTCATGGCGCGGCTGGACATCGCCGAGAAGCGCCAGCCCCAGGATGGCCGCATCACCCTGCGCGCCGCCGGGCGCGAGGTGGACGTACGGGTCTCGACCTTGCCCGGCATCCATGGCGAGCGGGTGGTGATGCGCGTGCTCGACAAGCAGGCCAGCCTGCTGGCGCTGGACAACCTGGGCATGCCTGCCGCAGTGCTGCGTGGCTTGCGCGGTTGCCTGGCGCGACCCAATGGCATCGTGCTGTCCACCGGCCCCACCGGTTCGGGCAAGACCACCACGCTGTACGCCAGCCTCAACAGCCTGAATGACGGCAGCCGCAATATCCTCACCGTCGAGGATCCGGTGGAATACGCCATCGCCGGCATCGGCCAGACCGCCATCAACCCGCGTGCCGGGCTGACCTTCGCCAGTGGCTTGCGCGCCATCCTGCGCCAGGATCCGGACGTGATCATGCTGGGCGAGATCCGCGACCAGGAGACCGCGCAGATCGCCGTGCAGGCCAGCCTCACCGGGCACCTGGTGCTGTCGACCCTGCACACCAACAGCGCCGTCGGTGCGGTGACCCGCCTGCGCGACATGGGTATCGAACCGTTCTTGATCGCCTCGTGCCTGCGTGGCGTGCTGGCCCAGCGGCTGGTACGACGACTATGTGCTTGCGCGGTGGCGCAGCCGCTGCAAAGTGCCGAGCGCGAGCTATGGCCGGAACTGGGCGGCCTGCGCGAAAGCTATCACCCGGTTGGCTGCGAGCACTGCCAGGGCAGCGGCTATGTCGGCCGGCTGGGGCTGTACGAATTCATCGAGCTGGATGCCGGCCTGGTTGCCTTGCTCTACGACGGCGAGAGCGAACTGGCCATGCAGGCCTATCTGGATGGACGCCGGCAGAGCCTGGTGGCTGAGGCCCGCGCCTGCCTGGCCCGTGGCGAGACCAGCCTGGCCGAAGTGCTGCGCGTGGTGCAGGGCTAA
- a CDS encoding prepilin-type N-terminal cleavage/methylation domain-containing protein gives MKRRQAGMTLIELLVALALTALLGVMLSALVNGWLKVRERLDEQVSETGVVDFCLALERRFDSPVLRRLYEQRLPLAARWLDWQPDRQQLLWVAAAAWPQAEGGSRLQRQRLRFEPRTQRLLLETSADLYAAAAPVWVLRERLERVSAMNVLYHQAGRWLTWPSDQPAHPGRGVRVELVRDGAPYTCTFVLPWGRA, from the coding sequence ATGAAACGGCGCCAGGCGGGCATGACCCTGATCGAACTGCTGGTGGCCCTGGCCCTCACGGCCTTGCTTGGGGTGATGCTGTCGGCGCTGGTCAACGGCTGGCTGAAGGTGCGCGAGCGGCTCGATGAACAGGTGAGCGAAACCGGCGTAGTGGATTTTTGCCTGGCCTTGGAGCGGCGCTTCGACAGCCCGGTGCTGCGCCGCCTGTACGAACAGCGTTTGCCGTTGGCGGCGCGCTGGCTCGACTGGCAGCCCGACCGCCAGCAACTGCTGTGGGTGGCCGCCGCCGCCTGGCCGCAGGCCGAAGGAGGATCGCGCTTGCAGCGCCAACGCCTGCGCTTCGAACCGCGTACACAACGCCTGCTGCTGGAAACTTCGGCCGACCTGTATGCCGCCGCGGCCCCGGTTTGGGTGCTACGCGAACGGCTGGAGCGGGTCAGCGCGATGAATGTTCTCTACCACCAGGCCGGCCGTTGGCTGACCTGGCCTTCCGATCAACCGGCGCACCCCGGCAGGGGCGTGCGCGTGGAGCTAGTGCGTGATGGAGCACCTTATACCTGTACCTTCGTTCTACCCTGGGGGCGCGCATGA
- a CDS encoding pilus assembly protein PilZ has product MISRVFSFVLLTLAGWLAAQCVLLLSRQPQPASAPVPALAPLPGLLVEHWQAPVDDGRIPLTRLPLAYLGGLKAQPLSASVVVLRHGQQVRTLGRGQRLAPGIVLQDIDADGLIFDNNGRRERLPWPPRPAVTGFKRQG; this is encoded by the coding sequence GTGATCTCGCGTGTTTTCAGCTTCGTGTTGCTGACCCTCGCCGGTTGGCTGGCGGCGCAGTGCGTGCTGTTGCTCAGCCGTCAGCCGCAGCCGGCCAGTGCGCCGGTGCCGGCGTTGGCGCCGTTGCCGGGCTTGCTGGTAGAGCATTGGCAAGCGCCGGTGGACGACGGCCGCATTCCGCTGACCCGCCTGCCCCTGGCCTATCTGGGCGGGCTCAAGGCCCAGCCGCTGTCGGCCAGCGTGGTGGTACTGCGCCATGGCCAACAGGTGCGCACCCTCGGCCGTGGCCAGCGCCTGGCACCGGGCATCGTGCTGCAGGACATCGACGCCGATGGCCTGATCTTCGACAACAACGGGCGGCGCGAGCGCCTGCCCTGGCCACCACGCCCCGCCGTGACCGGCTTCAAGCGCCAAGGATGA
- the gspG gene encoding type II secretion system major pseudopilin GspG: protein MQQRRNRQRGFTLMEIMVVIFIIGLLIAVVAPSVLGNQDKAMKQKVMADLATLEQALDMYRLDNLRFPSTEQGLAALAKKPTQEPLPRSWRSDGYIRRLPEDPWGTPYQYRMPGEHGRVDVYSLGADGVPGGEGLDADLGNWAL, encoded by the coding sequence ATGCAGCAACGACGTAACCGCCAGCGGGGCTTCACGCTGATGGAAATCATGGTGGTGATCTTCATCATCGGGCTGTTGATCGCCGTGGTCGCGCCCAGCGTGCTGGGCAACCAGGACAAGGCCATGAAGCAGAAAGTCATGGCCGACCTCGCGACCCTGGAACAGGCGCTGGACATGTACCGCCTGGACAACCTGCGCTTCCCCAGCACCGAACAGGGCCTGGCGGCGCTGGCGAAGAAGCCGACCCAGGAACCGCTGCCGCGCAGCTGGCGCAGTGACGGCTATATCCGCCGCCTGCCGGAAGACCCATGGGGCACCCCGTACCAGTACCGCATGCCCGGCGAGCATGGCCGGGTCGATGTGTATTCGCTGGGCGCCGATGGCGTGCCGGGCGGCGAAGGGCTCGATGCCGACCTGGGCAACTGGGCGCTTTAA
- the gspM gene encoding type II secretion system protein GspM, translated as MSREWMRQHRLALAWGVVALLLVLLALREGVAFWQEQRQWQALAESLAAQPGQPALTLEALHQSAQARHIELAEVQSEDQGWLLRGKVVDAQALQGWLQSLRDDGAQPLQWGLERDAEGLRFTVRLRP; from the coding sequence ATGAGCCGTGAGTGGATGCGACAGCATCGGCTAGCGCTGGCCTGGGGTGTCGTCGCGCTGTTGCTGGTGTTGCTGGCGCTACGTGAGGGCGTGGCCTTCTGGCAGGAACAGCGGCAATGGCAGGCACTGGCCGAATCGCTCGCGGCACAGCCAGGCCAGCCTGCGCTGACTCTTGAAGCGTTGCACCAATCGGCCCAGGCCCGGCATATCGAATTGGCCGAGGTGCAGTCCGAGGATCAAGGCTGGCTGCTGCGCGGCAAGGTGGTCGATGCCCAAGCCCTGCAGGGCTGGTTGCAGAGCTTGCGCGATGACGGCGCGCAGCCGTTGCAATGGGGGCTGGAGCGAGATGCCGAGGGGCTGCGTTTTACCGTGCGGCTGCGGCCATGA
- a CDS encoding lipoprotein UxpA, translating into MASSVGRREVISWMGVGALAPLLGACSALPMPRGTGDRALDLLYVADTLDARQPGQAVVPATRLGPVSHLGRAPWMSGPNASAGQLELAPLLDAGLAGQAQTGGYAVLAALLEQLRREAGSEQCLTLENGQCWNGSGLAYLTQGESGVQGSQLLGSEVRVSSDERVLWPQRSAGLYRQSSSITLGAGLADAQAKALGVKGLQVFQRGGVRIAVVGVTDPYAQDQKASLKQWYQSLQPSFQQARREADLVVALADVGTGPGLWLAERIPEVDVLLCARGQDLWPAPVQATQASGRRVPVLFAGCRASGAFRLRCRQAGGQWQFEARFFPAFEHSLAPQAQARANQVRGELQRQRSGHAAWLDQPLARAPEALWRRDTRGGSWDRLLHQALADDSSMPVLLPGLRYDYPLQAGEAISREHLISLTGGYPAPVVEAPARQVEQVLENAAEQLFGDPLLLDNSQDLPRWQSQHWQVSYSPNGKRIIGLQPVEGLCRTFGLHFDAQTGAPLWQTLEAWLTRQAPGWALAPLQLPAVRYVQGHPGWHPHQVAA; encoded by the coding sequence ATGGCGAGCAGTGTGGGCAGGCGCGAAGTGATCAGCTGGATGGGTGTCGGTGCCCTGGCACCGTTGCTCGGCGCCTGTTCGGCCCTGCCCATGCCCCGTGGCACTGGCGACCGCGCGCTGGACCTGCTGTATGTCGCCGATACCCTGGACGCGCGCCAGCCGGGCCAGGCCGTGGTGCCGGCCACGCGCCTCGGCCCGGTCAGCCACCTGGGGCGAGCCCCGTGGATGAGCGGGCCGAATGCGAGTGCCGGGCAGCTTGAGCTGGCGCCGTTGCTCGATGCTGGCCTTGCCGGCCAGGCCCAGACTGGAGGTTATGCAGTATTGGCCGCGCTGCTTGAACAGCTGCGGCGCGAGGCCGGCAGCGAACAATGCCTGACCCTGGAGAACGGCCAGTGCTGGAACGGCAGCGGTCTGGCCTACCTCACCCAGGGCGAAAGCGGTGTGCAGGGCAGCCAACTGCTGGGCAGCGAGGTGCGGGTCAGCAGCGATGAGCGGGTGCTGTGGCCGCAGCGCAGTGCCGGGCTCTATCGCCAGTCCTCCTCTATTACCCTCGGTGCCGGCCTGGCCGATGCCCAGGCCAAGGCCCTGGGCGTCAAGGGGCTGCAGGTGTTCCAGCGTGGTGGTGTGCGCATTGCCGTGGTCGGCGTCACCGACCCTTATGCGCAGGATCAGAAAGCCTCCCTCAAACAGTGGTACCAATCCTTGCAACCGAGCTTCCAGCAAGCCCGGCGCGAGGCCGACCTGGTGGTGGCGCTGGCGGATGTCGGCACCGGCCCCGGCTTGTGGTTGGCCGAGCGAATACCCGAGGTGGATGTACTGTTGTGCGCCCGTGGCCAGGACCTGTGGCCGGCGCCGGTGCAGGCCACCCAGGCCAGCGGCCGCCGGGTACCGGTGCTGTTCGCTGGTTGCCGGGCCAGTGGCGCGTTTCGCCTGCGCTGCCGCCAGGCGGGCGGCCAATGGCAGTTCGAGGCGCGGTTCTTCCCGGCCTTCGAGCACAGCCTTGCCCCCCAGGCCCAGGCCCGCGCCAACCAGGTGCGCGGCGAGTTGCAACGCCAGCGCAGCGGCCATGCTGCCTGGCTCGACCAGCCGCTGGCGCGTGCCCCAGAAGCATTGTGGCGCCGCGATACCCGTGGCGGCAGCTGGGACCGCCTGCTGCACCAGGCCCTGGCCGACGATTCGAGCATGCCGGTGCTGCTGCCCGGCCTGCGTTACGACTACCCTCTGCAAGCTGGTGAAGCGATCAGCCGCGAGCATCTGATCAGCCTGACTGGCGGCTATCCCGCCCCGGTGGTCGAGGCCCCGGCGCGCCAGGTCGAGCAGGTGCTGGAGAACGCCGCCGAGCAGCTGTTCGGCGACCCGTTGCTGCTGGACAACAGCCAGGACCTGCCGCGCTGGCAAAGCCAGCACTGGCAGGTCAGCTACAGCCCCAACGGCAAGCGCATCATCGGCCTGCAACCCGTCGAGGGCCTGTGCCGCACCTTTGGCCTGCACTTCGATGCCCAGACCGGCGCGCCATTGTGGCAGACCCTCGAAGCCTGGCTGACCCGGCAGGCGCCGGGCTGGGCCCTGGCTCCCTTGCAACTGCCAGCCGTGCGCTACGTGCAGGGCCACCCTGGCTGGCACCCGCACCAGGTAGCCGCGTGA
- the gspD gene encoding type II secretion system secretin GspD has product MIARYCLAGLLMLGMSLAQAEEAEVFADDGTPLYEVNFVDTELGEFIDSVSRITGTTFIVDPRVQGKVTVRTVDRHDADAIYDIFLAQLRAQGFAAVDLPNGSVKIVPDQAARLEPVPVETAGKKAEGSDGVATRVFNVRNAASEQMLGILKPLIDPRVGVITPYPAANLLVVTDWRSNLERIDSLLRQLDQVSDEPLQVMPLKHASAADTAGLVTRLLAREQGVDSAQVVADPRSNALLVRGSADSRERVRALLVQLDRPSDSLRSSNTQVIYLRHANAAEVVKVLRGLSQAGTVPATEGEGKEAPVPAASDSGIRLEYEEGTNAVVMVGPDSELAAYRSIVEQLDIRRAQVVVEAIIAEVSDSSAQELGVQWLFADEKFGAGIVNFGGNGVNIASIAGAASSGDNEKLGKLLSATTGATAGIGHIGGGFNFAMLVNALKGKSGFNLLSTPTLLTLDNAEASILVGQEVPFVTGSVTQNNANPYQTIERKEVGVKLRIKPQISIDDSVRLDIVQEVSSIADSSAASDVITNKREIKTKVMVEDNGLVILGGLISDELATSNQRVPLLGDIPYLGRLFRSDASKNTKQNLMVFIRPRILRDGESLAGISQQKYQSLQQNTPLKLPALAEGLPLLQVFPSSRVRLEGGDW; this is encoded by the coding sequence ATGATCGCAAGGTACTGTCTGGCCGGGCTGCTGATGCTCGGCATGTCCCTGGCCCAGGCCGAAGAGGCCGAAGTCTTCGCTGACGACGGCACGCCGCTGTACGAGGTGAACTTCGTCGACACCGAGCTCGGTGAGTTCATCGACAGCGTGTCGCGCATCACCGGCACCACCTTCATCGTCGACCCACGGGTGCAGGGCAAGGTGACCGTGCGCACCGTCGATCGCCACGACGCCGACGCCATCTACGACATCTTCCTCGCCCAGCTGCGCGCCCAGGGCTTCGCCGCCGTGGACCTGCCCAATGGCAGCGTGAAGATCGTGCCCGACCAGGCCGCGCGCCTGGAGCCGGTGCCGGTGGAAACCGCCGGCAAGAAGGCCGAGGGCAGCGACGGCGTGGCCACCCGCGTGTTCAATGTGCGCAACGCCGCCAGCGAGCAGATGCTCGGCATTCTCAAGCCGCTGATCGACCCACGGGTCGGGGTGATCACCCCGTATCCGGCGGCCAACCTGCTGGTGGTCACTGATTGGCGCAGTAACCTGGAGCGCATCGACAGCCTGCTGCGCCAGCTCGACCAGGTCAGCGACGAGCCGTTGCAGGTGATGCCGCTCAAGCACGCCAGCGCCGCCGACACCGCCGGCCTGGTGACCCGCCTGCTGGCCCGCGAGCAGGGCGTCGACAGCGCCCAGGTGGTTGCCGACCCGCGCAGCAATGCGTTGCTGGTGCGTGGCAGCGCCGACAGCCGGGAACGGGTGCGGGCGCTGCTGGTGCAGCTCGACCGGCCCAGCGACAGTCTGCGCAGCAGCAACACCCAGGTCATCTATCTGCGCCACGCCAATGCCGCCGAAGTGGTCAAGGTGCTGCGCGGCCTGAGCCAGGCTGGCACGGTGCCGGCCACGGAGGGTGAAGGCAAGGAGGCGCCGGTGCCGGCGGCCAGCGACTCGGGTATTCGCCTGGAGTACGAGGAAGGCACCAACGCCGTGGTGATGGTTGGCCCCGACAGCGAGCTGGCCGCCTACCGCAGCATCGTCGAGCAGTTGGACATTCGCCGGGCGCAGGTGGTGGTCGAGGCGATCATCGCCGAGGTTTCCGACAGCAGCGCCCAGGAACTGGGCGTGCAGTGGCTCTTCGCCGACGAGAAGTTCGGCGCCGGTATCGTCAACTTCGGCGGCAACGGGGTAAACATCGCCAGCATCGCCGGGGCCGCCAGCAGCGGCGACAACGAGAAACTCGGCAAGCTGCTGTCGGCCACCACCGGCGCCACCGCCGGTATCGGCCATATCGGTGGTGGCTTCAACTTCGCCATGCTGGTCAACGCACTCAAGGGCAAGAGCGGTTTCAACCTGTTGTCCACTCCGACCCTGCTGACCCTGGACAACGCCGAGGCGTCGATCCTGGTGGGCCAGGAGGTGCCGTTCGTCACCGGCTCCGTCACCCAGAACAACGCCAACCCCTACCAGACCATCGAGCGCAAGGAAGTCGGGGTGAAGCTGCGCATCAAGCCGCAGATCAGCATCGACGACAGCGTGCGCCTGGACATCGTCCAGGAGGTGTCGTCGATCGCCGACTCCAGCGCCGCCAGCGACGTGATAACCAACAAGCGCGAGATCAAGACCAAGGTCATGGTCGAGGACAACGGCCTGGTGATCCTCGGCGGGCTGATCAGCGACGAGCTGGCTACCAGCAATCAGCGTGTACCACTTCTCGGCGATATTCCCTACCTGGGCCGGCTGTTCCGCTCCGACGCCAGCAAGAACACCAAGCAGAACCTGATGGTGTTCATCCGCCCGCGCATCCTGCGTGACGGCGAGAGCTTGGCCGGGATCAGCCAGCAGAAGTACCAGAGTCTGCAGCAGAACACCCCGCTCAAGCTGCCGGCGCTGGCCGAGGGCCTGCCGCTGCTGCAGGTGTTCCCCTCCAGCCGTGTACGCCTTGAAGGCGGTGACTGGTGA
- the gspF gene encoding type II secretion system inner membrane protein GspF, which yields MPTYRYQAVDLAGKAHKASVQADSERHARQLLREQGLFARHLQRHDSAQPRRQRLTRAQLCELTRQLATLVGAGIPLVDALATLERQLRQPALHAVLVALRGSLAEGLGLARSLARQGAPFTGLYCALVEAGERSGRLGQVLSRLADHLEQVQRQRHKARTALIYPAVLMGVSLAVVVGLMTFVVPKLTEQFAHSGQNLPLITSLLIGLSQGLVQAGPYLLALAILAALLGGWLLRKPHWCLRRDDLLLRLPRIGVLLQVLESARLARSLAILCGSGVALLEALQVATETVGNRRIRSAMEQVRQQVQGGTSLHRALDNAGEFPPLLLNMVGSGEASGTLADMLERVADDQERGFARQVDTAMALFEPLMILVMGAVVLFIVLAVLLPIMQLNQGLQL from the coding sequence ATGCCGACCTATCGCTACCAGGCCGTGGATCTTGCCGGCAAGGCGCACAAGGCCAGCGTGCAGGCCGACAGCGAGCGCCATGCGCGGCAATTGCTGCGCGAGCAGGGCTTGTTCGCTCGGCACTTGCAACGCCACGACAGCGCCCAGCCCCGTCGTCAGCGCCTGACCCGCGCCCAACTGTGCGAGCTGACCCGCCAACTGGCGACTTTGGTTGGCGCTGGCATCCCCCTGGTCGATGCCCTTGCCACACTGGAGCGGCAACTGCGCCAGCCGGCCTTGCACGCGGTGCTGGTGGCCTTGCGCGGCTCCCTCGCCGAGGGCCTGGGGCTGGCGCGTAGCCTGGCGCGACAGGGCGCGCCGTTCACCGGTTTGTATTGCGCGCTGGTCGAGGCCGGCGAGCGCTCCGGGCGCCTGGGCCAGGTGCTGAGCCGTCTGGCCGACCACCTCGAACAGGTCCAGCGCCAGCGCCACAAGGCGCGCACCGCGTTGATCTACCCGGCGGTGCTGATGGGCGTGTCGCTGGCCGTGGTGGTCGGCCTGATGACCTTTGTGGTGCCCAAGCTCACCGAGCAGTTCGCCCATTCCGGGCAGAACCTGCCTTTGATCACGTCGCTACTGATCGGCTTGAGCCAGGGGCTGGTGCAGGCCGGCCCCTATCTGCTGGCACTGGCGATTCTGGCCGCGCTGTTGGGCGGCTGGCTGCTGCGCAAGCCGCACTGGTGCCTACGCCGCGACGACCTGCTGCTACGCCTGCCGCGTATCGGTGTACTGCTGCAAGTGCTGGAGAGCGCGCGCCTGGCGCGCAGCCTGGCGATCCTCTGCGGCAGCGGCGTGGCTCTGCTCGAAGCCTTGCAGGTGGCCACCGAGACGGTCGGCAACCGGCGCATCCGCAGCGCCATGGAGCAGGTACGCCAGCAAGTGCAGGGCGGCACCAGCCTGCACCGGGCGCTGGACAACGCCGGGGAATTTCCGCCGCTGCTGTTGAACATGGTCGGCAGCGGCGAGGCCAGCGGCACCCTGGCCGACATGCTCGAACGGGTGGCCGATGACCAGGAGCGCGGCTTCGCCCGCCAGGTGGACACCGCCATGGCGCTGTTCGAACCACTGATGATCCTGGTGATGGGCGCCGTGGTGCTGTTCATCGTGCTGGCGGTGCTGCTGCCGATCATGCAGCTCAACCAGGGATTGCAACTGTGA
- a CDS encoding type II secretion system protein → MKRQQRGFTLLEVSVALGIAAVLAVITSQVLRQRLAVQDTVQQHRLGLLCARELQARFVVEQYWPATNQDNGVLVEGGQACHWQLQLRRTGVRDLRRGELLLHADRDQRLPLGQFTVFLERP, encoded by the coding sequence ATGAAGCGCCAGCAACGTGGCTTCACCCTGTTGGAGGTAAGTGTGGCCCTGGGCATCGCCGCCGTCCTCGCGGTGATCACCAGCCAGGTCCTGCGCCAGCGCCTGGCGGTGCAGGACACCGTGCAGCAGCATCGCCTGGGCCTGCTGTGCGCCCGTGAGCTGCAGGCACGTTTCGTGGTCGAGCAGTATTGGCCGGCGACCAACCAGGACAACGGCGTGCTGGTGGAGGGCGGGCAGGCCTGTCATTGGCAGTTGCAGTTGCGCCGCACCGGTGTGCGCGACCTGCGCCGTGGCGAACTGCTGTTGCATGCCGATCGCGACCAGCGCCTGCCGCTGGGGCAGTTCACCGTGTTCCTGGAGCGGCCATGA
- the gspH gene encoding type II secretion system minor pseudopilin GspH: protein MAHSLQRGFSLLELLVVLAIAALMTSLAVAWLDSGRSSIDQALDRLAAVTVAQADLARHAGQLRGLRWNGQRPEFVRRQGEHWQVETVALGDWPKGLRPDWPVSQAPALLFTPDGWSRPGTVRWRWAEGGQRWDWDRGGQFRVSAMP, encoded by the coding sequence ATGGCCCACTCCCTCCAGCGCGGTTTCAGCCTGCTCGAACTGCTGGTGGTGCTGGCCATCGCCGCCTTGATGACCAGCCTGGCCGTGGCCTGGCTCGACAGCGGTAGAAGCAGCATCGACCAGGCGCTCGATCGCCTGGCCGCCGTCACCGTGGCCCAGGCCGACCTGGCGCGTCATGCCGGGCAGTTGCGCGGGCTGCGCTGGAACGGTCAACGCCCCGAGTTCGTCCGTCGGCAAGGCGAGCACTGGCAGGTGGAAACCGTGGCACTGGGTGATTGGCCCAAGGGCTTGCGGCCGGACTGGCCCGTCAGCCAGGCGCCAGCACTGTTGTTCACCCCCGATGGCTGGTCACGTCCGGGCACTGTGCGCTGGCGCTGGGCCGAGGGCGGTCAGCGCTGGGACTGGGACCGCGGCGGGCAGTTTCGCGTGAGCGCGATGCCATGA
- a CDS encoding GspL/Epsl periplasmic domain-containing protein, whose translation MKLEWRRRAPPQPWLLLRPGEVWEWLLVSQGRPLRQGQGEPPAGLGARVALIVPGEHCSHFQLPAPPGLKREEWPLLLEDRLLQGGDEALCACIGRHAGQLRLLVVARGRLNEWRGQCASWGLSVERCWAEFQLLPDCAAEATWHWRRGTMSLYKGQAHWLAWPQGLGTPPALAWLAGEVEGIDGDWPDVLAPLDGLPGLFEARRPRQGLPLAKGQARLAMACLALVLAWGGLWSAQQWRQAQLYRAQVQAVTGVQATPRQAARVLTHLQDEAREGQVRLRQLEALQAQVHGWLNDHPGWRLQVVRFDGQRWHLELAGEGAAAPWQEMATAAGVQVQVEDEARRVVFDLGSAA comes from the coding sequence ATGAAGCTTGAATGGCGCCGGCGGGCGCCGCCGCAACCCTGGCTGCTGCTGCGCCCCGGTGAGGTCTGGGAGTGGCTGTTGGTCAGCCAAGGCCGTCCATTGCGCCAGGGGCAGGGCGAACCTCCGGCGGGGCTCGGGGCGCGGGTTGCCCTGATCGTCCCCGGTGAGCATTGCAGTCATTTCCAGCTGCCCGCGCCGCCTGGGCTGAAACGAGAGGAATGGCCCTTGCTGCTCGAGGACCGCTTGCTGCAAGGCGGTGATGAGGCGCTGTGTGCCTGCATCGGCCGTCACGCTGGGCAGTTGCGCCTATTGGTGGTGGCGCGGGGCAGGCTCAACGAATGGCGCGGGCAGTGCGCCAGTTGGGGGCTGAGCGTGGAACGTTGCTGGGCCGAGTTCCAGTTGCTGCCCGACTGTGCAGCAGAAGCGACCTGGCATTGGCGCCGAGGAACGATGAGCCTGTACAAGGGCCAAGCCCACTGGCTGGCCTGGCCGCAGGGCCTTGGCACGCCTCCCGCGCTTGCCTGGTTGGCTGGCGAGGTCGAGGGCATCGACGGCGACTGGCCCGATGTGCTGGCCCCGCTCGATGGCTTGCCTGGCTTGTTCGAGGCCCGCCGGCCACGCCAAGGCCTGCCCCTGGCAAAAGGGCAGGCGCGCCTGGCAATGGCCTGCCTGGCGCTGGTGTTGGCGTGGGGCGGGCTGTGGAGCGCGCAACAGTGGCGCCAGGCCCAGCTCTATCGCGCCCAGGTGCAGGCCGTTACCGGTGTTCAGGCGACGCCTCGGCAGGCTGCGCGGGTGTTGACGCATCTGCAGGACGAGGCGCGTGAAGGCCAGGTGCGCCTGCGTCAGCTCGAGGCGTTGCAGGCGCAGGTCCATGGATGGTTGAACGATCATCCCGGTTGGCGCCTGCAAGTGGTGCGCTTCGATGGCCAGCGTTGGCACCTTGAACTGGCCGGTGAGGGTGCAGCCGCGCCCTGGCAGGAGATGGCCACGGCAGCCGGCGTGCAGGTCCAGGTGGAAGACGAAGCGCGCCGCGTGGTGTTCGACCTGGGGAGCGCCGCATGA